Genomic segment of Synechococcus sp. A15-28:
AGCTGTCCGTCGTGCAGCAGCTGATGGGCCAGCGCTGAAGTCCGGTCAACCTGCAATGTAAACTCACTGGTTCGTCCTATCGCTGCTCCAGAGCTGCATGGCCAAGAAGTCGATGATCGCCCGCGACGTCAAGCGCAAGAAGATGGCCGAGCGCTATGGGGCCAAGCGTGCAGCGCTGATGGCGGCGTTCAATGCAGCCGAGGATCCGATGGATCGTCTGGAGATTCACCGCAAGATTCAGGCGCTACCCCGCAACAGTGCCCCCAGCCGCATCCGCAACCGTTGCTGGGCCACAGGCAAACCCCGGGGTTATTACCGCGATTTCGGCCTGTGCCGCAATCAGTTCCGCGAGCGGGCACACAAAGGCGAGCTGCCCGGCGTGGTGAAGTCCAGCTGGTGAGATCCGCTTTGGACCCAACAGCCTGAATGGTTCTGCAAGGGGAGCTTCGGCTCCCCTTTTTTGATGCCCGGATGCGGTGAAATGTCAAACTATCCGTTGACAAGTGGACATAAACCGTCGTGCAAGGACAAACCCAGTCGATCTCCTTTGACGGACGTGAGATTCGACTGACCACCGGACGATTTGCCCCCCAGGCGGGCGGATCCGTTCTCGTTGAATGTGGCGATACCGCCGTCCTCGTGACCGCCACCCGCTCCAGCGGACGCGAAGGCATCGATTTTCTGCCTTTGATCTGTGATTACGAGGAGCGGCTGTACGCCGCAGGGCGGATCCCCGGCAGCTACCAACGCCGTGAAGGTCGGCCCCCTGAGCGCGCCACCCTCACAGCCCGTCTGATTGACCGGCCGATGCGGCCGTTGTTCCCTGGGTGGCTCCGGGATGACCTTCAGGTGGTGGCCACCTGTCTTTCTCTGGACGAACGGGTCCCGGCGGATGTGCTGGCGGTGACCGGTGCCTCCATTGCCACACTGCTGGCGGGCATCCCCTTCAACGGCCCGATGGCGGCCGTGCGGGTGGGCCTCCTCGGCGATGACTTCGTCCTCAATCCGAGCTACCGCGAGATGGAACGCGGGGATCTTGATCTGATCGTCGCCGGCACCCCGGAAGGTGTGGTGATGGTGGAGGCGGGAGGCAACCAGTTGCCCGAGCAGGATGTCATCGAGGCGATCGACTTCGGTTATGAAGCGATCTGCGAACTGATCAAAGCCCAGGAGCAACTGCTGAAGGATCTGGGTATCGAGCAGGTGAAGCCCGAGACGCCTCAACAGGACTCCACGTTGCCGGCTTACCTGGAGAAACAGTGCACCAAAGCCATCAGCGAGGTGCTCAAGAAATTCGAACAGACCAAGGACGAGCGTGACAAAGCCCTCGATGCCATCAAGGCTGAAGCCGCTGAAACCATCGCTGGGCTGAAGGAGGATGACGCCGTCCGTGTGGCGATCGCCTCCAATTCGAAGCTGCTCGGCAACAGCTTCAAGGCGCTGACCAAAACCCTGATGCGTCAGCAGATCCTCAAGGACGGCAAGCGGGTGGACGGTCGCGCCCTTGATGAGGTGCGTGCGATCAGTGCCATGGCTGGGGTGTTACCTCGACGGGTACACGGCTCAGGTTTGTTCCAGCGTGGTCTGACCCAGGTGCTCTCCACCGCCACCCTGGGCACCCCCAGCGATGCCCAGGAGATGGATGACCTCCATCCCAGCACCGAGAAGCTGTACTTGCACCACTACAACTTCCCGCCGTACTCCGTCGGCGAGACCCGGCCGATGCGCTCTCCTGGACGCCGTGAAATCGGCCATGGTGCCCTGGCTGAACGGGCCATCCTTCCTGTGCTTCCCGCCAAAGACACCTTCCCCTATGTGGTGCGGGTGGTGAGTGAGGTGCTCAGTTCCAATGGCTCCACGTCGATGGGATCCGTCTGCGGCAGCACCCTGTCGCTGATGGATGCCGGCGTGCCCCTCAAGGCACCGGTGAGCGGTGCCGCCATGGGCCTGATCAAGGAGGGCGACGACATCCGCATCCTCACCGACATCCAGGGCATTGAGGATTTCCTCGGCGACATGGACTTCAAGGTGGCCGGCAGCGAAAAGGGCATCACCGCCCTGCAGATGGACATGAAGGTCACCGGTCTGCCGGTGAAAACGATCGCCGAGGCGATCAATCAGGCCCGTCCAGCCCGTCTGCACATCCTTGAAAAGATGCTGGAGGCGATCGACACGCCCCGCGAGGGCCTCTCCCCCCATGCCCCGCGTCTGCTGAGCTTCCGGATCGATCCTGAGCTGATCGGCACAGTGATCGGCCCCGGCGGCCGCACGATCAAAGGCATCACTGAGCGCACCAACACCAAAATCGATATCGAGGACAGCGGCATTGTCACCATCGCCTCCCATGACGGAGCGGCGGCCGATGAAGCTCAGAAGATCATCGAAGGCCTCACCCGCAAAGTGAACGAGGGCGAGGTGTTCTCCGGATCGATCACGCGGATCATCCCCATCGGTGCTTTCGTCGAGATCCTTCCCGGCAAGGAAGGCATGATCCACATCTCCCAGCTGTCAGAAGCCCGGGTGGAGAAGGTGGAAGACGTTGTGAAGGTGGGTGACGAGGTCACCGTTCGCGTGCGCGAAATCGACAATCGCGGCCGGATCAATCTCACCCTCCGGGGCGTGCCCCAGAGCGGCGATGGCTCCGGGGACGAGCCTCAGCCCACCCCGGTGGCCCCCCTGAGCTGATCACACCTGAAAGCCGGGATCGATCTCGGCCATGGCCCGCGTCGCACGCTCTCCGAGCTCGGCGTGGGCTTTTCCATGGCTGGCGATCAGGCAACCGGCCTGACGGACATCACCTGTGTTGTACGTCAGGTTGGTCTGATCGGCGTGGGTGAACCGGCCTCCTGCCGCCAGCAACACCGCTTCCGGGGCCGCCATGTCCCAATCCTTGGGGGCACTGCGACCCGACAGGGACACGTAGAGGTCGGTCTCACCGCGCAGGATCGTGGCGACCTTGAAGCCAACGCTGCCAACCGCCTTGGATCCGCCGAGCTCGAGGGCGTCGATGAGCTTCACCAAGCGGTCGTCGCGGTGACTGCGGCTGGCCACGAGGATCAGATCCGACACCGCCGTGCGTGGGCTGAACCGCACGGGGGAACGCTGCCCTTGGCGGTCCTCACACCAGGCGCCTTCGCCAACGATGCCGATCCAGAGTTCGTCGGCCTCCGGCAGCAGCACCACCCCGATCACGGGCCGCTGACCCAGTACCAGAGCCAGGTGAACGGCATATTCCCCCGTGCCCTGCAGAAAATCCTTGGTGCCATCGAGGGGATCGAGAATCCAAAGCCACTCGGCCGGCACGGGTTGGCCTTCCGTGAGCTGGTCCTTGGCCGTCTCTTCACTGAGCAGGGTCCAGTCGGCCTTTGGGAACGCAGCTGACAGCCCATCCAGCAGCCATTGATTCACCGCCAGATCAGCTGCGGACACGGGGCCTTCTCCGCCGTCATCGACGCTCAGGGCTTTGGGGAACCCATGGGGCGGTTGCTCTCCCCGTGCGTAAGCCCGCAGGATGTCGGCGGCACCCCAGCTGAGGCGTCGGAGTTCCGACAACAGAGCGTCCTGGCTGACGCCGACGGGCAGAACGGCAGAGCTTGGCATCATGATCAGAACAGGCGCTGGCCATTGTGATGCAGCGGGATGAGCCTGCCTCCGGATGCCTGTATCTGGTGGGCACACCGATCGGTCATCTTGGTGACCTGTCTCCGCGGGCCAAGGCGGTGCTGGCTGGGGCGACCGTGATCGCCTGTGAAGACACGCGCCACAGCGGTCAGCTGCTCAGCACTCTTCAGGCCAAGGGACGAAAACTGTCCTTCCACCAGCACAACACCCGCACCCGTCTGCCGCAGCTGCTGCAGGCGCTGAGCGATGGCGACAGTGTGGCGGTGATCAGCGATGCCGGCCTTCCCGGCATCAGCGACCCAGGCGAGGAGCTGGCAGCGCAGGCCCGTTGCGCAGGCTTTGAGGTGATCTGCGTCCCTGGTCCTTGTGCCGCCACCACAGCCCTCGTCAGCAGTGGACTTCCCAGCGGTCGCTTCTGCTTCGAGGGATTCCTGCCGGTCAAAGGAAAGGAACGTCGACAGCGTCTGGAACAGATCGCCACAGAGCCGAGAACAACCGTGCTCTATGAAGCACCGCATCGGCTGCTGCCGCTCCTGCAAAGCCTGGCGGAGCACTGTGGTTCCGAACGCCCTCTGCAGGTGGCGCGGGAACTGACCAAGCGACACGAACAGCAGGTGGGACCCACCATTGCGGCTGCGCTGGATCACTTTCAGTCCCTGCGCCCCCAGGGGGAATTCACCCTTGTGCTCGGGGGCTGTCCAGAGCAAGCACCGTCAGAACCCGACGACCAGGAGCTGTTGGCACGGCTGCAGCAACGGATCGGTGAAGGGGCGAGCCCCAGTGATGCAGCTCGGCAACTTGCCATCGAAACCGGCATCAGTCGTCGACGCTTGTATTCCCTGCTTCACCAGGACCCGTCAGAATGAGGGCGTCCATCTGAGGTCGATGTTGTTGCGTCTCCGACTGATGCTGATCAGCCTGGGGGCAGGGACAGTGCTGTTGCTGCTGTTGTGCCTGGGGGCTCAGAACCTGAAGGACCGACACAGCATTCAGATTGGACCCGCACGATCGGTGCCGCTGCCCACAGGCTTCCTGGTGGGACTCTCGATGGTGATTGGTGTGGTCAGCGGCGGCAGTGCTGCTGCTGTGATGCTTCCCGAGCAACGCTGGGATTGATCAATCAGCCCTGAGCCTCTGCATCCAGCGCGATCAGGCTGCCATCCATGACCAGACGGGTGATCCCTCGCGCCAGCAAGTATTCGCTCGTGCGTTCGAACACGGCCGTGTCCGGCACTTTGATCACCCGCTGACTACGACCGCACTGGCGCTTGGCGGCTCGGGGATTGCCGTACAGAAGCAGGCCCTCACGGTCGAGCTCAGACTCCTCGAGGTGACCAAGCTCTGGGAAGTCGCGCAGCGGCCTGGCATCCAGCTCCACCACCTTGTCGACAAGCATGTAGACGCTGTTCGGCAGACACCCTGGTAGCAGCGGCTGCACCTCCACTGGAACCCGATCACTGAGATCAGCCACCCCCACCAAAGGCACAAGTTCAGTGAAGGTCTGGCTCGCTGCGGAGACATCGTCCTCCGTACTCCCTTCCTCGTCATTCACCTCATCGGTGTCTTCACCGAAGTCGTCGGCATCGTCCAATGCCAGTGTTGAAGCGCCCTCATCGTTGTCTTCGTCCTGCACCGCATCAACCGATGACTCCTCTTCCGCGGCAGGAGCAACCGTTGGCGTTGGTGTGATTGTTCCGGTCTTCTGGCGACTGGCCTTGAGAGCGGCATAGGCCTCTGGGGGCAGCAACGCCTTCACCGTGCGCGTCACGGTGTTTGGGCTGCAGCCAAAGGCCTCCGCAAGGGCAGCGGTGGACTCTCCCGCCTTGTAACGACCCACCAGGTCCTGCTTCTCGCTTTCGCTGAGACGACGTGGGGCCATCAATGTCGTTTAGGAGCCCTGAACTCTAGGAGCAGCCGGTGGCTGTCAGAATGGTTTTAGGAGCTCCCTTAGCTCAGCTGGATAGAGCAACTGCCTTCTAAGCAGTCGGTCGATGGTTCGAATCCATCAGGGGGCGTTAACAGTCATAACAATGGTTTTCAGCGATTTACTGGGAGCCGTTTTTTCTTGAAAACCAACATTTGTGCGCAGAATTGTGCGCAGATTTGACCCAAGCTCAACTACACGGGGAGTGGAGTTGCAATTTCCGCGCACTGATCGCAAGGAGCGGTACCTGCGCTGGGAGACGACTTATCACCAGCAAGGCCACTATTCAACGCTGCATCAGCAAGCTGTCGCCACACTGGGATGACGAACAGCTTGAAGCTGTTGTATCAATGTTCAAAGAGCACGGTCTACTTTGAGGTTTTACTGCTAACACGAAAATGAGACTTAGTACTACATTGTCAACAGAACACATCCCTCTCTATGGATTTTGATAAGCCACTTAATGTAGAACTCACTGGTGCCCTAAAAGATGGATACCTGGCAGGAGAAAAGGCCAGGCAGGCCGCTAAATCACAATACGATAAGTGGAGTCATCAGTTTTATAGGTGCTACGCATTTTTTCATGAAGAAGATAGAAAAAGAATTTCAAATCCATTTTGCTCGGTATTGCATAATTTGAGTTTCAACCCACTTCCTACAGAGGCATCGCCTGACCACGTTGGGGCATATGAAAATAAGTTTGTCTATCATTTGTATAACAAGCAAAATTATCATAAGGCAAGAACCGCTATTGAGCTTGTCAAGTCAAGTCGGAGTGGATTTGACTGCATCATTGAAAGGCATTATTCGACAGAAGATGTGATTTGTTTTAGAATTGAGGAGTATACGCAGAAACGTGTACGCGAAAAGAGAGTGTTTCTCTAACCCTTAAAAGTGTTTCACCTGCTAGCTGCAACTGTTGCCCTTTCTCTTGCTCTCCCAGCTACTGCAATGCCAATTAGCTTCGATCAATTTATAGAGCAGTCAGCGCTTGAGTTGAGCGAAAAGCAAGCTGCATTTAATTCAACGTTTCAGGCGGCCGTAGGCAACAACTCAAGGTATGAATACGATCTAGTCGAAGGGTGGATTAAGTTTGTAGACATTAAAACGAACAAGGAATTGCTTAAATACAAAATAGCTTCTGTAGGTTCATACAATACAATTCGTGGCACCTGGCAGTGGGCTTGGGCAAAAAAAGAACGCACAAAAGAAGAAATAACCTTACTCGTAAGGCAAATATCAATTCTAGCTCAGACTTTTCCTGACAATAAAGATCTATTCAACGCAAGTCCATTTAAAACAGATGAGTTCTATGGACAAGAAGTTTCAGGCGCTTTGCTTAAGCTTTTGGATGGACAAGCAATTTACAATGCAGCCGACAATGGAGAAGATAGTGAGTACTGGATTTACCTCGTCCTAGTTGAGCCAATTAACTAATGACAAGCAGAGCTTTGCAGCTGTCCCAATAAATCGCCGCTGATCACCATGGCAATCACCACCAAGCAGCAACGTCAGCAACGCCGCAGCGAGGCTCTAGAGGTAAAACCATGAAAGATCATTATTGGTATGTAGGTCTTGACAATGATGAATTTGCTAGACGATTTAGGTCGCGTTACAAAACACTCCCTAATGCTTTATTGGGTCAAGAGCTTTACGACAAAGTTGATGCTATGGAGGAAATTCACCTTCAACATCGTGGCAAATCAGAATTTGGTAGAGCCAAAATTGCCGAGCTGTGTGGATTTTGTGCGCAAAGAGAGGATGGAACCTTCAAGCGGCCTAATTACGTGGCTTTTAATATTGCTATTGCCCATATTTCAAGACAACAGCACGGCTACAGATCTTTGGGAAGGGAAGGCTATTTAGAATCAGATAATACTGTCATCGACGAGCGTGATATTGCATCAATGACCACTAAATACCGCCCCAGGACTGGTGGTTTTAAAGAATCTGTTATCAGTACTCACGGCTTAGAATGTCAAGTTTGTGGGATGAAGATCAAGCCCTTGATAGAAGCTGCACATATTGTTCCTGTGGCCTTGAATGGTGTGGATCATTTCAGCAATGGCATACCTCTTTGCCCTAACCACCATGCTGCTTTTGATCGATACCTATTTGCCTTTGATCCAGTTGATCAATCAGTGGTCTTTAAAGATGGCTTGAATTACTCGGTGCTTGGAATCACCAAGCCAAAGTTAGTGGCCAACGTCAGTACTGAAGCTTTGAAAATCCGGTATGACCTTTTTCAGGAGAGCAACTGTGGCGGAGTGAGCTGAACCCTTGTTTGGCGCCACAGAGACACATCGATTTTTTAGGGGCTGATCCATGGCCAGAACCAGCAGAGCTGAACGCCACAGACGCCGTGAATCAGCGTTGGCTCTAGTCAGTCAGGGAAAGGGTTTCAGCGACGTTGTGACCGCACAGATGTCGCAATGGGGGTGCTCACGTTCATCTGCCCAACGGGACTGTCGTTGGGCGCATGATCAGCTCCAACTGAGCATTGATTCACACGACGCTCAACACCTGATCTGCCACATAGCGACAAGCCTTCAACGCATCTCTCTAAAGGCCGAAGAGTCAGGCCAGTTCGCAGCTGCTGTCGGTGCCCAGAAGATGATTTACGAGCTTCTGCTGCGCCGGAAGCTTGACCATGAAGCTGACAAAGCCAGTCGTCCTGGCTGGGGCTATCGCCACGGCAACACCAGAGCCTGACAGTGAGTTAACAGCGCGCTTAAACGCGACAGCGCCCTGCTTGTGGTGCGTACTGGCCCGGGGCTTGGACACCCCGGGATTTCTTCTGCAATATCAGGACTGGCTTAAAATTGAGGAGCTGTTTCTTGATAAGTTTCGGGTTTTATGAATCGGCCTATCAGCATCTCATTAATGCTTGGACTTCTACTTCAGGCATGTGGGGCGTCGTCTTTTGTGCATTTGCGGATAGCCGAGGAAAGCTTGTATAAAAAAGGAAAAGAATCAATAGTGATCGAAGAATCGACTAAGGCATTAGATATCGAAGAAAGTGCAGAGGCTTATTACATGAGAGGGGTCGCTCATAATGATCTTGATAATTTCGCAAAGGCCCAGGAAGACTTGTCCAGCGCAATTAGAATGAATAGCAAAGTAGCTAAATATCACTACGTTCTAGGAAACAACTATGATGACCAGAATGAGTTCAAGTCAGCCATCAACTCTTATAGTCAAGCCATAGAAATCCAGCCTAAGCACATAAATGCCATTGGTAATAGGGCCCTTGCCAAGAGAAGTATTGGAGATTTGAATGGCGCGATTCAGGACTTCTCGATGGCTATAAACATCGATCCTATGCATGCAAATAATTTGCGTATGAGAGGCAATCTCAAATATCAATTAAATGATTTTAGCTCAGCGCTAGATGACTACAATAAGGCTGCTTCTATTGACTCTAAAATAGCGGATGAAAAAGCTTGGCGCTCCGATATTCATGCGGATGTCTTGTTTGACAGAGGGTATGCCCTGTTCAGACTTGAAAGAATAAGTGAGGCATGCAGTGACTGGGAAGAATCCCTTGCATTGGGAAATGATGATAGCTCAATACCCATTAAGTACTACTGCCAATAATGGTTTGATGATGTTGACTGCAACGGGTCCTTTCTCTTGCGCCCTTTGTGGGTCATCCGAAGGCGCGTTGATCCTTTAGACAGTGGTTGTCAAAATATTGGACATTTAGAGACACCAGGAGACAGGCAATGCAACTCATGAGTGTGAGTGCCGCTGCAAGGCACCTTGGATATAAAAGCCGTTCGCAGCTGTACAAGCTGATGAATGACGGCTGGCTAGATGCCCATGTGCATGTCCAGATGCCTAGTGGTCAGCGTTTGCTCGATGTTGATGGACTATATAAGACCTTGCAGGGCACATGTCAGTGGCGCGTCGATAGCGTTTTTTTAAGACCCGATTAGAGAGGGATCAATATTCGTAAAACGCATCCTCCTGGAAGTCTCTATATTCACTTGCGCCTACGCACAAAGGGTCATCGCATCCATATAGCTCAGCGACTTCATCAGGGCCAAGCTCTCTCCCATCTTGTGTGATTAGCAATAGGAGTGTGATCTCCTCCCATGTTTTATGGTGTTCTTCAAGTTCAGAACCGGCTTCATTAAATTCATGTTCCTCGAATTGTGGCTTGGGGTTTAAGTGTGGATAGAGTTCACTTGCGGCATTGTCATGCCAATAAAAGTCATAAAAATCTCCCTCTTTAAAGAAGAAAGTCTGGCCATGAAGAACAATAGAATCCAGACCCTTCATTGATGATTCAGTGGATTGAGTCATTAAATGCTTTCCAATGTTTGGGCCATGTCAATAACCAATAGAGTCATTCT
This window contains:
- the rpsN gene encoding 30S ribosomal protein S14, yielding MAKKSMIARDVKRKKMAERYGAKRAALMAAFNAAEDPMDRLEIHRKIQALPRNSAPSRIRNRCWATGKPRGYYRDFGLCRNQFRERAHKGELPGVVKSSW
- a CDS encoding polyribonucleotide nucleotidyltransferase, which produces MQGQTQSISFDGREIRLTTGRFAPQAGGSVLVECGDTAVLVTATRSSGREGIDFLPLICDYEERLYAAGRIPGSYQRREGRPPERATLTARLIDRPMRPLFPGWLRDDLQVVATCLSLDERVPADVLAVTGASIATLLAGIPFNGPMAAVRVGLLGDDFVLNPSYREMERGDLDLIVAGTPEGVVMVEAGGNQLPEQDVIEAIDFGYEAICELIKAQEQLLKDLGIEQVKPETPQQDSTLPAYLEKQCTKAISEVLKKFEQTKDERDKALDAIKAEAAETIAGLKEDDAVRVAIASNSKLLGNSFKALTKTLMRQQILKDGKRVDGRALDEVRAISAMAGVLPRRVHGSGLFQRGLTQVLSTATLGTPSDAQEMDDLHPSTEKLYLHHYNFPPYSVGETRPMRSPGRREIGHGALAERAILPVLPAKDTFPYVVRVVSEVLSSNGSTSMGSVCGSTLSLMDAGVPLKAPVSGAAMGLIKEGDDIRILTDIQGIEDFLGDMDFKVAGSEKGITALQMDMKVTGLPVKTIAEAINQARPARLHILEKMLEAIDTPREGLSPHAPRLLSFRIDPELIGTVIGPGGRTIKGITERTNTKIDIEDSGIVTIASHDGAAADEAQKIIEGLTRKVNEGEVFSGSITRIIPIGAFVEILPGKEGMIHISQLSEARVEKVEDVVKVGDEVTVRVREIDNRGRINLTLRGVPQSGDGSGDEPQPTPVAPLS
- a CDS encoding 3'(2'),5'-bisphosphate nucleotidase CysQ produces the protein MMPSSAVLPVGVSQDALLSELRRLSWGAADILRAYARGEQPPHGFPKALSVDDGGEGPVSAADLAVNQWLLDGLSAAFPKADWTLLSEETAKDQLTEGQPVPAEWLWILDPLDGTKDFLQGTGEYAVHLALVLGQRPVIGVVLLPEADELWIGIVGEGAWCEDRQGQRSPVRFSPRTAVSDLILVASRSHRDDRLVKLIDALELGGSKAVGSVGFKVATILRGETDLYVSLSGRSAPKDWDMAAPEAVLLAAGGRFTHADQTNLTYNTGDVRQAGCLIASHGKAHAELGERATRAMAEIDPGFQV
- the rsmI gene encoding 16S rRNA (cytidine(1402)-2'-O)-methyltransferase, encoding MQRDEPASGCLYLVGTPIGHLGDLSPRAKAVLAGATVIACEDTRHSGQLLSTLQAKGRKLSFHQHNTRTRLPQLLQALSDGDSVAVISDAGLPGISDPGEELAAQARCAGFEVICVPGPCAATTALVSSGLPSGRFCFEGFLPVKGKERRQRLEQIATEPRTTVLYEAPHRLLPLLQSLAEHCGSERPLQVARELTKRHEQQVGPTIAAALDHFQSLRPQGEFTLVLGGCPEQAPSEPDDQELLARLQQRIGEGASPSDAARQLAIETGISRRRLYSLLHQDPSE
- a CDS encoding helix-turn-helix domain-containing protein translates to MAPRRLSESEKQDLVGRYKAGESTAALAEAFGCSPNTVTRTVKALLPPEAYAALKASRQKTGTITPTPTVAPAAEEESSVDAVQDEDNDEGASTLALDDADDFGEDTDEVNDEEGSTEDDVSAASQTFTELVPLVGVADLSDRVPVEVQPLLPGCLPNSVYMLVDKVVELDARPLRDFPELGHLEESELDREGLLLYGNPRAAKRQCGRSQRVIKVPDTAVFERTSEYLLARGITRLVMDGSLIALDAEAQG
- a CDS encoding DUF6882 domain-containing protein, translating into MPISFDQFIEQSALELSEKQAAFNSTFQAAVGNNSRYEYDLVEGWIKFVDIKTNKELLKYKIASVGSYNTIRGTWQWAWAKKERTKEEITLLVRQISILAQTFPDNKDLFNASPFKTDEFYGQEVSGALLKLLDGQAIYNAADNGEDSEYWIYLVLVEPIN
- a CDS encoding HNH endonuclease signature motif containing protein — protein: MKDHYWYVGLDNDEFARRFRSRYKTLPNALLGQELYDKVDAMEEIHLQHRGKSEFGRAKIAELCGFCAQREDGTFKRPNYVAFNIAIAHISRQQHGYRSLGREGYLESDNTVIDERDIASMTTKYRPRTGGFKESVISTHGLECQVCGMKIKPLIEAAHIVPVALNGVDHFSNGIPLCPNHHAAFDRYLFAFDPVDQSVVFKDGLNYSVLGITKPKLVANVSTEALKIRYDLFQESNCGGVS
- a CDS encoding tetratricopeptide repeat protein; this encodes MNRPISISLMLGLLLQACGASSFVHLRIAEESLYKKGKESIVIEESTKALDIEESAEAYYMRGVAHNDLDNFAKAQEDLSSAIRMNSKVAKYHYVLGNNYDDQNEFKSAINSYSQAIEIQPKHINAIGNRALAKRSIGDLNGAIQDFSMAINIDPMHANNLRMRGNLKYQLNDFSSALDDYNKAASIDSKIADEKAWRSDIHADVLFDRGYALFRLERISEACSDWEESLALGNDDSSIPIKYYCQ